From Aedes albopictus strain Foshan chromosome 1, AalbF5, whole genome shotgun sequence, one genomic window encodes:
- the LOC109428441 gene encoding 5-hydroxyisourate hydrolase translates to MGLSTHILDTSRGKPAANVKIMLYRAVDGAPETWEKTGEGVTDSDGRYRGFYGDNPDAFTAGLYKLRFQVGLYYEQLRTETLYPFVEIVFDIKDASQHYHIPLLLNPFGYSTYRGS, encoded by the exons ATGGGCCTTTCGACTCACATTTTGGACACCAGCCGCGGAAAACCGGCCGCAAATGTGAAGATCATGCTGTACCGTGCCGTGGACGGAGCTCCGGAGACGTGGGAAAAGACCGGCGAAGGAGTAACCGACAGCGACGGTCGGTATAGGGGATTTTATGGCGATAATCCGGATGCGTTTACCGCCGGGCTGTACAAGTTGCGCTTCCAGGTTGGACTCTATTATGAACAGTTGCGGACGGAAACGTTGTATCCGTTCGTTGAG ATTGTTTTCGACATCAAGGACGCCAGCCAGCACTACCACATTCCACTTTTGTTGAACCCATTCGGATATTCTACATACAGAGGATCTTAA
- the LOC109428440 gene encoding prostaglandin reductase 1, producing the protein MVVAKKWIYAKAFSGLPTAENFRLEEETLDGELKDNEFLAEAIYLSVDPYMRPFMTQHPEGTVMIGGQVAKVLDSKNAKFPKGSYVVGAFGWRTHSVCNPDEVAAEWKPYPLPDFAGEPLSLGIGALGMPGQTAFFGFLEICNPKEGETVVVSGAAGAVGSLVGQIAKIKECKVIGIAGTDAKCEWIKSLGFDHAINYKTADVEAELKKAAPDGVDCYFDNVGGSTAEIVRKQMNLFGRISVCGTISDYNSEPAQVTDPQRDFVWKQLRQEGFMVFRWNNRMSEAFGQNLQWIKEGKLKYRETITEGFENMPQAFIGMLTGGNVGKAVVKV; encoded by the exons ATGGTCGTTGCCAAGAAGTGGATCTACGCCAAGGCCTTCTCCGGTTTACCAACGGCGGAAAATTTTCGGCTCGAAGAAGAAACGCTCGATGGCGAATTGAAAGATAATG aattccttgccGAAGCGATTTACCTCAGCGTGGATCCGTACATGCGACCGTTTATGACACAGCATCCGGAGGGTACGGTCATGATCGGTGGCCAGGTGGCGAAGGTCTTGGACAgtaaaaatgcaaaatttccgaagggatcGTACGTGGTGGGTGCCTTCGGGTGGCGTACCCATTCCGTGTGCAATCCGGATGAGGTGGCTGCCGAGTGGAAGCCGTATCCGTTGCCGGACTTTGCCGGGGAACCACTGTCCCTGGGGATCGGTGCGCTCGGTATGCCGGGGCAGACGGCCTTTTTCGGATTTTTGGAGATTTGTAACCCGAAGGAAGGCGAAACGGTGGTGGTCAGTGGAGCGGCCGGGGCCGTTGGATCTCTGGTTGGGCAGATTGCGAAGATCAAGGAATGCAAGGTGATTGGGATCGCAGGAACCGACGCCAAGTGTGAGTGGATCAAGAGCTTGGGATTCGATCACGCGATCAACTACAAAACGGCCGATGTGGAAGCTGAACTGAAGAAGGCTGCTCCCGATGGCGTCGATTGCTACTTTGATAATGTCGGGGGTTCAACGGCGGAGATCGTGCGCAAACAGATGAATCTGTTTGGGCGGATCTCCGTTTGTGGAACCATTTCGGATTACAACAGCGAGCCGGCGCAGGTTACGGATCCGCAGAGGGACTTTGTGTGGAAGCAGTTGAGGCAGGAAGGATTTATGGTGTTCCGCTGGAACAACCGGATGTCGGAGGCTTTTGGGCAGAACCTGCAGTGGATCAAGGAGGGTAAGCTGAAGTACCGGGAGACGATCACCGAGGGATTCGAGAATATGCCACAAGCTTTCATCGGAATGTTGACCGGCGGAAATGTCGGAAAGGCAGTTGTTAAAGTCTGA
- the LOC109428545 gene encoding 5-hydroxyisourate hydrolase, with protein MSISVDIFDASTKKPAVNLKISLCRARGIASNGVVMSWDKLDEGVTDSKGHYKASSSGGDEGSTPFGNGQYKLTFKIGQYYEQLGTRSSHPYDEMRFEINDESRDFHSKLKLNPTAGLVRDE; from the exons ATGAGCATATCGGTAGACATTTTCGACGCCAGCACCAAAAAGCCGGCAGTGAATTTGAAGATATCGTTGTGCCGTGCTCGGGGCATTGCATCGAACGGAGTCGTCATGAGCTGGGATAAGCTCGACGAAGGAGTTACCGATAGCAAAGGCCACTACAAAGCATCATCGTCTGGTGGTGATGAGGGGAGTACCCCCTTCGGCAATGGGCAGTACAAGCTAACTTTCAAGATTGGCCAGTACTATGAGCAGCTTGGAACGAGATCGTCCCATCCGTACGATGAG ATGCGTTTCGAAATCAACGATGAAAGCCGGGATTTTCACAGTAAGCTTAAATTGAATCCGACGGCAGGACTTGTTCGAGATGAATGA